One genomic segment of Culturomica massiliensis includes these proteins:
- a CDS encoding tetratricopeptide repeat protein yields MKFIFTILFVMLMSMGAFAQQQSRADRMFERGDYLGAMKLYRKELDAGTGDQERTKARVANCLFHLNDVIRAGQLYRELDPDKLGADDLLYYAITLQRSGEYDKALGLVDMIESMGGDVIATERLRQSCSFAEQMKKEKPVYAANKTNINFAGFSAGVTYYKGKGVILAAPGSGENAMQDSKGYKFTRLYNAVFSGDGKGGRLIPFGEELVDKYHIGAVTFSKNFQRIYFTKTILKKDGTSILKLMTAENNAGKWENIRELNINSDDYSCAHPCLYRDSLLFFVSDMPGGYGGKDIYRTVVDGDECGEVQNLGGVINTEDDELFPFIDSDGCLFFASNGHVGLGGLDIFESRMTAEGWTAPRNMGRPINSSMDDFGLVFLDTKRTEGYVSSNRGGTGYNDFLFSLRILPSRSPKVDVPAPVDQQVVVDPKDMFKVDYRYAIQVGAFRNPVPRVYFDKFQNVKVYLGYDNIYRYTLGEYPEEQVAQNDLKEVRKVIGDAFVCNVDSYVVQQKIRNDVQGDKISDDELLLIRLKNLEIQEKAKRNRPQPQKTHRYLEKPRDTEMAVRRSAYTVVLMSVNQVLDMSKFNGIREMDVYEVEDGSYRYCTGRYNRREDAENALQRARNLGFREAYVTNTSEYGYERRRVAEDSPSRDVHGMKELLKDL; encoded by the coding sequence ATGAAGTTCATATTCACCATATTGTTTGTGATGCTGATGTCGATGGGGGCTTTTGCACAACAGCAGAGCCGGGCTGACCGGATGTTTGAGAGGGGGGATTATTTGGGTGCTATGAAATTGTACCGGAAGGAACTGGATGCGGGTACGGGAGACCAGGAGCGAACGAAAGCACGGGTAGCCAATTGCCTTTTTCATTTGAATGATGTTATCCGGGCCGGACAATTGTACCGGGAACTGGATCCCGATAAACTTGGGGCGGATGATTTGCTTTATTATGCGATTACCTTACAGCGCTCGGGGGAATATGATAAAGCATTGGGGCTGGTGGATATGATCGAAAGTATGGGAGGTGATGTTATCGCTACGGAGCGTTTGCGTCAATCCTGTAGTTTTGCAGAGCAAATGAAGAAGGAAAAGCCGGTGTATGCCGCTAATAAGACAAATATCAATTTTGCCGGCTTTTCTGCCGGTGTTACCTATTATAAAGGCAAGGGGGTTATTCTGGCAGCTCCGGGCAGCGGCGAGAATGCCATGCAGGACTCTAAAGGCTATAAGTTTACCCGTTTGTACAATGCCGTATTTTCCGGAGATGGAAAAGGAGGACGCCTGATACCGTTCGGAGAGGAACTGGTAGATAAATACCACATCGGAGCGGTGACTTTTTCGAAAAATTTTCAACGGATTTATTTTACGAAAACCATTTTGAAAAAAGACGGCACCAGTATATTGAAGCTGATGACGGCAGAGAATAATGCCGGGAAATGGGAGAACATTCGGGAGTTGAATATCAATTCTGACGATTACTCCTGTGCTCATCCTTGTTTATACCGGGATTCGCTTTTGTTTTTCGTTTCGGATATGCCGGGAGGGTATGGCGGGAAAGACATTTACAGGACGGTGGTCGATGGGGACGAGTGTGGCGAGGTACAGAATCTGGGAGGTGTCATCAACACGGAAGATGACGAATTATTCCCGTTTATTGATAGTGACGGTTGTCTGTTTTTTGCTTCCAACGGGCATGTCGGTTTGGGAGGCTTGGATATTTTCGAAAGCCGGATGACGGCGGAGGGATGGACAGCACCCCGAAATATGGGCCGTCCGATAAATTCGTCGATGGATGATTTCGGGCTGGTGTTTCTGGATACGAAGCGCACCGAAGGCTATGTTTCTTCCAACCGGGGAGGTACCGGATATAACGACTTTTTATTCAGTCTGCGGATATTGCCGAGCCGGTCTCCTAAAGTAGACGTGCCGGCGCCTGTGGATCAGCAGGTTGTCGTCGATCCCAAAGACATGTTCAAGGTGGATTACCGGTATGCGATACAGGTAGGGGCTTTTCGGAATCCTGTGCCGCGGGTCTATTTCGATAAATTTCAAAATGTCAAGGTATATCTGGGGTATGATAATATCTATCGGTATACGTTGGGAGAGTATCCGGAAGAGCAGGTGGCGCAGAACGACTTGAAAGAAGTCCGGAAAGTGATAGGCGACGCCTTTGTGTGTAATGTCGATAGTTATGTTGTACAGCAAAAAATCCGGAACGATGTGCAGGGGGATAAAATCAGCGATGACGAACTGTTGTTAATCCGCCTGAAAAATCTCGAAATACAGGAAAAGGCGAAGAGAAACCGGCCACAGCCGCAAAAAACACACCGTTATCTGGAAAAACCCCGGGATACGGAAATGGCCGTGAGGCGTAGTGCCTATACGGTGGTGCTGATGTCTGTCAATCAGGTACTCGATATGTCGAAATTCAACGGTATCCGGGAAATGGATGTTTATGAGGTGGAGGATGGAAGCTACCGTTATTGTACCGGACGCTACAATAGAAGGGAAGATGCGGAGAATGCCTTGCAGCGTGCGCGTAATTTGGGTTTCCGGGAAGCATATGTTACCAATACCAGCGAATACGGCTATGAACGGAGAAGGGTTGCTGAAGACAGTCCCTCCCGGGATGTACACGGTATGAAAGAACTGCTGAAAGATTTGTAA